Proteins encoded by one window of Chryseobacterium foetidum:
- a CDS encoding glycoside hydrolase family 28 protein: MKKLTLLLIAFLFSIPLSAQYKPWTSAKQPLKEIKALKKQIKAPKFRKADYLITDFGAVGDGKTKNTEAFKKAIEKCSAEGGGRVVVPNGVFLTGAIYLESNVNLHLTDGSTILFSQDSNDYPIVFTRWEGMECMNYSSLIYAYEEENIAVTGKGTLDGNSDLDNWWFWCGATKYGYNASRPGRQNPARAKLHEYMANRTPARERIFGDGWYLRPNFVQPYKSKNFYMADVLVKNSPMWNLNPVLCENVLIERVKVISHGPNNDGFDPEACKNVWIKDSYFDTGDDCIAIKSGRDEDGRDIGRPAENHIIENCEMKDGHGGVVIGSEIAGGARNIYAIGNVMDSKNLDRALRIKTSSSRGGTIENVFFYNTKVGAYKEAAVRFNMHYEKPGNHIPTIRNIWVENLTVDKGGKYAVFSDAYESSPVTDFTMINAKMVGVQIPYKVDYLKNVTLKNVTVNGQPLTELKP; this comes from the coding sequence ATGAAAAAACTCACGCTTCTACTCATAGCATTTCTGTTTTCAATACCGCTTTCCGCGCAATATAAACCGTGGACCTCCGCAAAACAACCTTTAAAGGAAATCAAAGCTTTAAAAAAACAGATTAAAGCTCCAAAATTCAGAAAAGCAGATTATCTGATAACAGATTTCGGTGCAGTTGGTGATGGAAAAACAAAAAATACAGAAGCTTTCAAAAAGGCCATTGAAAAATGCAGCGCAGAAGGTGGTGGAAGAGTTGTTGTTCCGAATGGCGTTTTCTTAACGGGTGCCATTTATCTGGAATCTAATGTGAATCTGCATCTGACAGACGGTTCAACGATTTTGTTCAGTCAGGACAGCAACGACTACCCTATCGTTTTCACCCGTTGGGAAGGTATGGAATGTATGAATTATTCATCATTAATTTACGCTTATGAGGAAGAAAATATCGCCGTAACCGGAAAAGGTACTTTGGATGGAAATTCAGATTTGGATAACTGGTGGTTTTGGTGCGGTGCTACAAAATATGGCTACAACGCATCCCGTCCGGGAAGACAAAACCCTGCAAGAGCGAAACTTCACGAATATATGGCCAACAGAACGCCTGCGAGAGAAAGAATTTTTGGGGACGGATGGTATTTAAGACCGAATTTCGTACAGCCTTACAAGTCTAAAAACTTTTATATGGCGGATGTTTTGGTGAAAAATTCTCCAATGTGGAATCTGAATCCTGTTTTGTGTGAAAACGTTTTGATTGAAAGAGTAAAAGTGATCAGTCACGGACCAAACAACGACGGTTTTGACCCTGAAGCGTGTAAAAATGTCTGGATTAAAGATTCCTATTTCGACACAGGAGACGACTGTATCGCCATCAAATCCGGAAGAGACGAAGACGGAAGAGACATCGGAAGACCTGCCGAAAACCACATCATCGAAAACTGCGAAATGAAAGACGGTCACGGAGGTGTTGTGATTGGAAGCGAAATTGCAGGCGGTGCCAGAAACATTTACGCTATCGGAAACGTAATGGACAGCAAAAATCTTGACCGTGCTTTAAGAATTAAAACCAGCTCCAGCCGTGGCGGAACTATTGAAAACGTATTTTTCTACAACACAAAAGTGGGTGCGTATAAAGAAGCGGCAGTGCGTTTCAATATGCATTACGAAAAGCCGGGAAACCACATCCCGACCATCAGAAATATCTGGGTTGAAAATTTAACAGTGGACAAAGGTGGAAAATACGCGGTGTTCTCTGATGCTTACGAATCTTCTCCGGTCACGGATTTCACAATGATTAATGCTAAAATGGTTGGCGTGCAGATTCCTTATAAAGTTGATTATCTAAAAAATGTGACTTTAAAAAACGTAACCGTTAACGGACAACCATTAACCGAGTTAAAACCATAA
- a CDS encoding DUF3810 domain-containing protein gives MDTKNVPFIKKKRFWAGILLAQFVLFYIFSKSEYWINFFDKFYDVQKNFHIRIFSWIPFSAGDFFYILIGVFLFIQIINIFRKTRRKRALFSTLIFLNIIYFTYQIFWGMMYFQTPIIKKLSSQEKPNIQKAKILALKYLKKAGESRKLVSEDRNGVFIIKNRDALIEEIIRQQKFLPEKISSKVPLTQISVKESTFSGVMSYTGISGYYNPFTAESQFNSNLPHSIIPFTIAHETSHQLGFAREQEANFAAYLVGINSKNPELRYSAEYFTLKSLLRYIYLEDEAFAENLIKQYSSAMKRDRAYERNFMIRHEGRLEDFFGFTNNLFLKSNRQEGSVTYSYFVNLLLNYEK, from the coding sequence ATGGACACTAAAAATGTTCCGTTCATAAAGAAAAAAAGATTTTGGGCAGGTATTTTACTTGCCCAATTTGTTTTGTTTTACATCTTCTCAAAATCTGAATACTGGATTAATTTTTTCGATAAATTTTACGACGTCCAGAAGAATTTTCACATCAGAATTTTCAGCTGGATTCCTTTTTCGGCAGGCGACTTTTTTTATATTCTGATTGGCGTTTTTCTATTCATTCAAATCATCAATATCTTTAGAAAAACCAGACGAAAGAGAGCGTTATTCAGTACTTTGATCTTTTTAAATATCATCTATTTCACTTATCAGATCTTTTGGGGAATGATGTATTTCCAAACGCCGATAATTAAAAAACTGTCTTCTCAGGAAAAACCAAATATCCAAAAAGCAAAAATTTTAGCATTAAAATACCTTAAAAAAGCAGGTGAAAGCCGAAAATTGGTTTCCGAGGATAGAAACGGGGTTTTCATTATCAAAAACAGGGATGCTTTGATAGAGGAAATTATCCGTCAACAAAAGTTCTTACCGGAAAAGATCAGTTCCAAAGTGCCTTTGACTCAAATTTCAGTTAAAGAGAGCACCTTCAGCGGTGTGATGAGCTATACCGGAATTTCAGGATATTACAATCCTTTTACTGCCGAGAGTCAGTTCAATTCAAACCTTCCCCATTCAATAATTCCATTTACGATTGCCCACGAAACTTCTCATCAGTTGGGGTTTGCACGGGAGCAGGAAGCAAATTTCGCAGCCTATCTTGTGGGCATCAACTCAAAAAATCCTGAACTTCGCTACAGTGCAGAATATTTTACGCTGAAAAGTCTTCTGCGGTACATTTATCTGGAAGATGAAGCTTTTGCCGAAAATCTTATCAAGCAATATTCTTCAGCAATGAAAAGAGACCGTGCCTATGAAAGAAATTTCATGATAAGACACGAAGGCCGGCTTGAAGATTTTTTTGGTTTCACCAACAATCTTTTCCTGAAAAGCAACAGGCAGGAAGGTTCTGTTACCTATTCTTACTTTGTAAATCTCCTTCTGAATTATGAAAAATAA
- a CDS encoding MFS transporter: protein MDSNPQQTKWSQFLSLIVVFFFWGFVAASNDILIPVFKKWFVLSQVQSQLVAWAFYVAYFVGSVIFFLVSIKSDILQKFGYKKTLAVGLVLSALGAFLFVPAAASANFWFFLTALFIVGLGFSVQQIVANPLAIKMGSPQTGAHRLTLAGGINSLGTTIGPILVGIALFGMGNDKETATSDKELSKIEIVKNEYITHRDELVKNIVSLKQDSKDDPTTVATAVNTVQQNVNALDTEINQLNNITTASDLQVNEFSDKLGKIKEKTSAINYPIEFVKENLKLVKGPFIVLGIAFILVAVFMLFSKIEDPAKEEEENIEEGSAKFSIFNYPQLYLGMLAIFIYVGVEVSIISNLPALLHTKEFGGVLEHNIAPFVSLYWGSLMIGRWNGSINVFNISKTTVNILKFVVPFVAFAIIIGANTLSGKDVSAFYIYGFWILAFIVMSFLGGKNAGKTLMIFGIAGVLMMLIGLVYPDKEMAKYFFISGGLFCSIMWPSIFDLAIAGLGKNTGKASSFLVMMILGGGIIPLLQGYICDFDKVSKEGIFGITWTHFSYVIPVLCFVYLAFYGFITPKILKKQGIVMGESESHGH, encoded by the coding sequence ATGGATTCAAACCCGCAACAGACCAAATGGTCTCAATTTCTCTCACTCATTGTAGTATTCTTTTTCTGGGGCTTTGTAGCCGCAAGTAATGATATCCTTATTCCGGTATTTAAAAAGTGGTTTGTGCTTTCACAGGTGCAGAGCCAGTTGGTGGCCTGGGCATTTTACGTAGCTTACTTTGTTGGATCAGTGATATTTTTCCTTGTTTCCATTAAAAGTGATATCCTTCAGAAATTCGGTTATAAAAAGACGCTGGCAGTAGGGCTCGTACTTTCAGCCTTAGGTGCATTTTTATTTGTACCCGCTGCGGCATCAGCTAATTTCTGGTTTTTCCTTACAGCTTTGTTCATCGTAGGACTTGGTTTCTCAGTTCAGCAGATTGTTGCCAATCCATTAGCGATTAAAATGGGAAGCCCACAGACAGGAGCGCACCGTCTGACACTTGCCGGAGGAATCAACTCTTTGGGAACGACGATTGGGCCAATTCTTGTTGGTATCGCGCTTTTCGGAATGGGTAACGACAAAGAAACCGCAACTTCTGACAAAGAACTTTCTAAAATTGAAATCGTTAAAAACGAGTACATCACACACAGAGATGAACTTGTAAAAAATATTGTATCTCTTAAGCAGGATTCAAAAGATGATCCCACAACTGTAGCAACAGCAGTGAATACCGTTCAGCAGAATGTAAATGCTTTAGATACAGAAATCAATCAGTTGAATAACATTACCACAGCAAGCGATCTGCAGGTAAATGAATTTTCTGATAAACTGGGTAAAATCAAAGAAAAAACTTCTGCAATCAACTATCCTATTGAATTTGTGAAGGAAAATCTGAAACTGGTAAAAGGCCCGTTCATCGTTTTAGGTATTGCTTTTATTTTGGTGGCTGTATTTATGCTTTTCTCTAAAATTGAAGATCCGGCGAAGGAAGAAGAAGAAAATATTGAAGAAGGAAGTGCCAAATTCAGCATCTTTAATTATCCACAATTGTATCTGGGAATGCTTGCCATCTTCATTTACGTTGGTGTTGAAGTTTCTATTATATCAAATCTTCCTGCTTTACTTCATACTAAAGAATTCGGTGGCGTTTTGGAACACAACATTGCACCATTCGTTTCTCTTTACTGGGGAAGTTTAATGATCGGAAGATGGAACGGAAGTATCAATGTTTTTAATATTTCTAAAACAACAGTAAATATTTTGAAATTTGTAGTTCCTTTTGTTGCTTTTGCCATCATTATCGGAGCCAATACATTAAGCGGTAAAGATGTTTCAGCATTCTACATCTACGGATTCTGGATCCTAGCTTTCATTGTAATGAGTTTCCTGGGCGGAAAAAATGCAGGCAAAACGCTGATGATTTTCGGGATTGCAGGTGTTTTAATGATGCTTATCGGATTGGTTTATCCGGATAAAGAAATGGCGAAATATTTCTTCATCTCCGGCGGATTGTTCTGTTCGATCATGTGGCCGTCAATTTTTGACCTTGCCATCGCAGGATTGGGTAAAAACACAGGTAAGGCATCGTCTTTCCTTGTGATGATGATTTTGGGTGGTGGTATCATCCCATTGCTTCAAGGTTACATTTGTGACTTCGACAAAGTAAGCAAAGAAGGAATTTTCGGAATTACATGGACGCATTTCTCCTACGTAATTCCTGTTTTATGTTTTGTTTATCTCGCATTCTACGGATTTATCACTCCGAAGATTCTGAAGAAACAAGGCATTGTAATGGGCGAATCTGAATCTCATGGACACTAA
- a CDS encoding lysophospholipid acyltransferase family protein encodes MGNLKKILNYLWRGWLIILAFVLTIIFGIPVYILSYNKKHYKYAYKFIRFWCYGIFYGMGLRYELINLTDKKIDRNQQYVVISNHTSIMDIMLPCILFPNHPLCYVGKKELEKIPIFGTIYRRICVMVDRGSARSRADVYRRCAEKMEEGNSIVIFPEGGVPDDTSVVLDEFKDGAFTLSSKHNSPISVLTFVGLKEMFPFDNSKGHPGKVKVYFNDILEPNASPKELKLSAFETIKKTLAEYS; translated from the coding sequence ATGGGTAACTTAAAAAAGATCCTCAACTATCTGTGGCGGGGCTGGCTGATTATTCTGGCATTTGTACTAACCATCATTTTCGGTATTCCCGTTTACATACTTTCTTATAATAAGAAACATTATAAATATGCCTACAAATTTATCCGTTTCTGGTGCTATGGAATTTTCTATGGAATGGGTCTCCGCTACGAACTTATCAACCTGACCGACAAAAAAATCGACAGAAACCAGCAATATGTTGTGATTTCAAATCACACTTCGATTATGGATATTATGCTGCCGTGCATTTTATTTCCCAACCATCCCCTTTGTTATGTTGGTAAAAAAGAGCTTGAAAAAATTCCGATTTTCGGAACAATTTACAGGAGAATCTGCGTGATGGTAGACCGTGGAAGTGCCAGAAGCCGTGCAGATGTTTACCGAAGATGTGCTGAAAAAATGGAGGAAGGCAACAGCATCGTCATTTTTCCCGAAGGCGGAGTTCCTGATGATACTTCTGTTGTTTTGGATGAATTTAAAGATGGTGCATTCACTCTTTCATCAAAACACAATTCACCGATTTCTGTTTTGACATTTGTAGGTTTAAAGGAAATGTTTCCATTCGACAATTCAAAAGGACATCCGGGAAAAGTAAAAGTTTATTTTAATGATATCCTTGAACCGAACGCTTCTCCCAAAGAATTAAAATTGTCTGCTTTTGAGACAATAAAAAAAACACTCGCAGAATACAGTTAA
- a CDS encoding GtrA family protein: MKDILIRQKQVLFFIIAGGLSAMVEIGSFKIFSSYLPQLLAEEKNFHGIHFPLSNIFSTSCGIITNYFLSIWFVFERGKHSKKREFVYFMVVSVISTIFSLIFFQIFYSFVFKDNIDLIVYTLSPEILSKISAILLVSILNYSVKKKVIFNG; encoded by the coding sequence ATGAAAGATATCCTCATTAGGCAGAAACAGGTACTTTTCTTTATCATTGCCGGCGGCTTGAGTGCCATGGTAGAGATTGGAAGTTTTAAGATTTTCAGTTCATATCTTCCCCAACTCCTCGCAGAAGAGAAAAATTTCCATGGAATACATTTTCCGTTAAGTAATATTTTCTCGACTTCATGCGGAATCATCACAAACTATTTCCTGAGCATCTGGTTTGTTTTTGAGCGCGGAAAGCATTCCAAGAAAAGAGAATTCGTTTATTTTATGGTGGTATCTGTCATTTCCACGATATTCAGTCTTATTTTCTTCCAGATTTTCTACAGTTTTGTATTTAAAGATAATATCGATTTGATTGTGTACACTTTAAGTCCGGAAATTTTAAGTAAAATATCTGCGATTCTTTTGGTATCAATTTTAAATTATTCAGTAAAGAAAAAAGTAATATTTAATGGGTAA
- a CDS encoding ATPase: MVAIVDSGSTKSDWVILDDFKNVFLKTETIGFNPNFISKELIVPEIEKNHSLTSVKNSITRIFFYGSGCGVRQNCETIEQEIGKVFTNAKIAVKEDLYAAAYAAYDGKPTIVCILGTGSNSCYFDGENLNIKLPSLGYLMGDEGSGSAIGKQLVRRFFMQKLPQDLHSEFQNLYGLTIDEALQNMYHKTRPNAYLADFNKFVVERKDHPYFQNMVLEEMKNFFDYQVLPYEESKNAEINFIGSIAYYYEDILRSAAAELGLNVGHVVQKPIESLVNYHIQYIL; this comes from the coding sequence ATGGTTGCTATTGTTGACAGTGGTTCCACTAAATCAGACTGGGTAATCCTCGATGACTTCAAAAATGTTTTTTTAAAGACCGAAACGATTGGTTTCAACCCCAATTTTATCAGCAAAGAACTCATCGTACCTGAGATTGAAAAGAATCACAGTTTAACATCTGTGAAAAATTCAATTACCAGAATATTTTTCTACGGTTCCGGCTGTGGTGTAAGGCAAAACTGTGAAACCATAGAGCAGGAAATTGGTAAAGTTTTTACCAACGCAAAGATTGCTGTGAAAGAAGATCTCTATGCCGCTGCTTACGCTGCTTACGACGGTAAACCGACGATTGTCTGCATTTTGGGTACAGGTTCCAACTCGTGTTATTTCGACGGAGAAAATTTAAATATTAAACTTCCTTCATTGGGCTATCTTATGGGCGACGAAGGAAGCGGAAGTGCCATCGGAAAACAGCTGGTGCGAAGATTCTTTATGCAGAAACTTCCTCAGGATTTACATTCAGAATTCCAGAATTTATACGGTTTGACAATTGATGAAGCATTGCAAAATATGTATCACAAAACAAGACCAAATGCCTATCTGGCAGATTTCAATAAATTTGTTGTCGAAAGAAAAGACCATCCTTATTTCCAGAATATGGTTTTGGAAGAGATGAAAAATTTCTTCGATTATCAGGTTCTTCCTTATGAAGAATCAAAAAATGCCGAGATCAATTTCATCGGCTCCATCGCTTACTATTACGAAGATATTTTGCGTTCCGCAGCTGCAGAGCTCGGATTAAATGTAGGTCACGTTGTACAGAAACCTATTGAGAGTTTGGTCAACTACCACATTCAATATATATTGTAA
- a CDS encoding NADP-dependent malic enzyme: MSNKTHRDEKNFNQAALDYHKAEPKGKIEVIPSKPHSSQRDLSLAYSPGVAIPCLEIEKNPETVYDYTGKGNLVAVISNGTAVLGLGDIGAEASKPVMEGKGLLFKIFADINVFDIEIDEKDPDKFIQIVKGIAPTFGGINLEDIKAPEAFYIEQKLKEELDIPLMHDDQHGTAIISAAALINSLQIANKNIDEVKMVVNGAGAAAVACTNLYISLGLKRENVLMCDSKGVINHKRENLTPEKLDFIAQTDIETLEDACKGSDVFIGLSKGNVMTPEMLLSMNENPIVFALSNPDPEIAYDLALSTRKDVIMATGRSDYPNQVNNVLGFPYIFRGALDVQAKGINEEMKLAAVHAIADLAKEPVPEAVILAYNVQNLQFGREYFIPKPFDNRLITKVSSAVAKAAIDSGIARKTITDFEEYETQLLDRMGRDEKLVRMMQNRAKANPKRITLGNAEEYNVLKAAQILYEEGIAYPILLGDKKYVKEQMERFGINIDVPIIDPSDDDQKENRRKYRETLWKLRQRKGMNEYKAKRYVRQRDYFGPLMLKHGDTDGLIIGFSKNYVSTLRPVLEVIEKEKGVEKVAAMMMILSEKKPIFFADTSINQNPTAEDLVNIAKMAEHTVKSFAIEPRIAMLGFENFAAISDTSKKVAKAVSILHEKFPKMIVDGEIQPDFAMNSDHLSDYPFSKLGTTPANTFIFPNLESANLSYKIIRGMKVAQVIGPILMGLKQPVHVLQMRSSVDEIVNLATVAVLDAQRREGKK, encoded by the coding sequence ATGTCAAATAAAACTCATCGCGACGAGAAAAATTTTAATCAGGCCGCGTTAGATTATCATAAAGCTGAACCAAAGGGAAAAATTGAAGTTATTCCTTCAAAACCTCACTCATCGCAGAGAGATTTGTCTTTGGCATACTCGCCTGGAGTGGCAATTCCATGTCTTGAGATTGAGAAAAACCCTGAAACAGTTTACGATTACACAGGAAAAGGAAATTTGGTCGCCGTAATTTCAAACGGAACAGCTGTTCTTGGTTTGGGTGACATCGGTGCTGAGGCTTCAAAACCTGTGATGGAAGGGAAGGGGCTTTTATTTAAAATTTTCGCAGACATCAATGTTTTTGATATTGAAATTGACGAAAAAGATCCCGACAAATTTATTCAAATTGTAAAAGGTATCGCCCCGACTTTTGGAGGAATTAACCTTGAAGATATCAAAGCTCCTGAAGCTTTTTATATCGAACAGAAATTAAAGGAAGAACTGGATATTCCGTTGATGCATGATGATCAGCACGGAACAGCAATTATTTCTGCGGCTGCATTAATCAATTCACTTCAGATTGCCAACAAGAATATCGATGAGGTGAAAATGGTGGTCAACGGAGCAGGAGCTGCGGCTGTTGCCTGTACCAATCTATATATTTCTCTTGGTTTAAAGAGAGAAAATGTGTTGATGTGTGACAGTAAAGGCGTTATCAATCACAAAAGAGAAAACCTGACGCCTGAAAAATTAGATTTTATTGCTCAGACGGATATCGAAACTTTGGAAGATGCCTGTAAAGGTTCAGATGTTTTCATTGGTTTGTCTAAAGGAAATGTGATGACACCGGAAATGTTGTTGAGCATGAATGAGAACCCGATTGTTTTCGCATTATCCAATCCTGATCCTGAAATTGCTTATGATCTGGCACTTTCTACCAGAAAAGACGTGATCATGGCAACAGGAAGAAGTGATTATCCTAATCAGGTGAACAATGTTTTAGGTTTCCCGTATATTTTCCGTGGTGCTTTAGATGTTCAGGCTAAAGGAATTAATGAAGAAATGAAGCTGGCTGCTGTTCATGCAATTGCTGATTTGGCGAAAGAACCCGTTCCTGAAGCGGTAATTTTGGCTTACAACGTTCAGAATTTGCAGTTTGGAAGAGAATATTTTATTCCAAAACCATTCGATAACAGATTGATTACCAAGGTTTCAAGTGCTGTTGCTAAAGCAGCGATTGACAGCGGAATTGCCAGAAAAACCATCACCGATTTTGAAGAATATGAAACTCAGCTTCTCGACAGAATGGGAAGAGATGAGAAGTTGGTGAGAATGATGCAGAACCGCGCAAAAGCGAATCCGAAGAGAATTACTTTAGGAAATGCTGAGGAATACAATGTTCTGAAGGCTGCTCAGATTTTATACGAAGAAGGAATTGCTTACCCGATTCTTTTAGGAGATAAAAAATACGTCAAAGAGCAGATGGAGCGTTTCGGAATCAATATTGATGTTCCGATTATCGATCCGAGCGACGACGACCAGAAAGAAAACAGAAGAAAATACAGAGAAACTCTCTGGAAACTCCGTCAGAGAAAAGGGATGAACGAATACAAGGCAAAAAGATACGTTCGCCAGAGAGATTATTTCGGCCCTTTGATGCTGAAACACGGAGATACAGATGGTTTGATTATTGGTTTTTCTAAAAACTACGTATCAACTTTAAGACCTGTTTTGGAAGTTATTGAAAAAGAAAAAGGGGTAGAAAAAGTGGCGGCAATGATGATGATTCTGTCTGAAAAGAAACCTATTTTCTTCGCAGATACGTCGATCAATCAAAATCCTACCGCTGAAGATTTGGTGAATATTGCTAAAATGGCAGAGCACACCGTGAAATCTTTCGCTATCGAACCGAGAATTGCGATGTTAGGTTTTGAAAACTTCGCAGCGATTTCAGATACTTCCAAAAAAGTAGCAAAAGCGGTAAGCATTCTTCATGAAAAATTCCCGAAAATGATTGTTGATGGAGAAATTCAGCCTGATTTTGCGATGAATTCTGATCATTTAAGTGATTATCCGTTCTCGAAATTAGGAACAACTCCGGCAAACACGTTTATTTTCCCGAATCTTGAATCTGCAAACCTTTCATATAAAATTATCAGAGGAATGAAGGTGGCACAGGTGATTGGACCAATCCTGATGGGACTGAAACAACCTGTTCACGTTTTACAAATGCGTTCAAGTGTAGATGAGATTGTGAATCTGGCGACAGTTGCAGTTTTGGATGCACAGAGAAGAGAAGGCAAAAAATAA
- a CDS encoding type II toxin-antitoxin system VapC family toxin: MKIFLDTNIVVDFLGERAEFYLPAAKIMTLGDQKKIKIYTSSNTVSTAYYLISKYENSKTAMEKIRKFKLLCSIAIMDDDVVEKAMNSDFKDFEDAMQYFSAVATECDFIITRNEKDFKNALIPVMNAESFLHSIK, from the coding sequence ATGAAAATATTTTTAGATACAAATATCGTAGTGGATTTTCTTGGCGAAAGAGCTGAATTTTATTTGCCGGCAGCAAAAATCATGACTTTGGGAGATCAGAAGAAAATCAAAATTTACACTTCTTCAAATACTGTTTCAACTGCATATTATCTTATTTCAAAATACGAAAATTCTAAAACTGCTATGGAAAAAATCAGAAAGTTTAAACTTTTATGTTCTATTGCTATAATGGACGATGACGTGGTTGAAAAAGCGATGAATTCAGACTTCAAAGATTTTGAAGATGCAATGCAATATTTCAGTGCTGTCGCTACAGAATGTGATTTTATCATCACCAGAAATGAAAAAGATTTTAAAAACGCCCTGATTCCTGTGATGAATGCGGAGAGTTTTCTGCATTCAATTAAATAA
- a CDS encoding DUF6364 family protein → MDSKLTLKLNENVIERAKKYALSNEISLSRLVENYLSSLTSEQNDEVEISPFVKSISSGKSIPLDVEKSSSRHDYFDQKYK, encoded by the coding sequence ATGGATTCAAAATTAACCTTAAAATTGAACGAAAACGTAATCGAACGCGCTAAAAAATATGCTTTAAGTAATGAAATCAGTTTATCCAGGCTTGTAGAAAACTACCTCAGCTCTCTAACAAGTGAGCAAAATGATGAAGTAGAAATTTCGCCATTTGTGAAAAGTATTTCTTCCGGAAAAAGTATTCCTCTGGATGTAGAAAAATCTTCATCCAGACATGATTATTTTGATCAAAAATATAAATAA
- the ruvA gene encoding Holliday junction branch migration protein RuvA, with the protein MIFSLQGTVQELSPTYAVINVGGVGYYVGISLMTSQKLVFNKESFLFIQQIIREDAHLLFGFHTRLEKEMFNLLISVNGVGAVSALILLSTLNLEEIATAILSANSALIQKAKGIGAKTAERIIVDLKDKVQKFKVEGEEISAVVNNKTKEDALSALEVLGIPKRMSEKIADRMIKQNADITTEELVKQILKNI; encoded by the coding sequence ATGATATTTTCTTTACAGGGAACCGTTCAGGAGCTTAGTCCCACTTATGCCGTAATCAATGTGGGCGGTGTTGGCTACTACGTCGGTATTAGTTTGATGACCTCCCAAAAGCTGGTTTTCAACAAAGAATCTTTCCTTTTTATTCAGCAGATTATCCGTGAGGATGCCCATTTGCTCTTTGGTTTCCATACCCGTTTAGAGAAGGAAATGTTTAATCTCCTGATCAGCGTGAATGGGGTAGGAGCCGTTTCAGCACTCATTCTTTTATCTACTTTAAATCTTGAAGAAATCGCAACAGCAATCTTGTCTGCCAACAGTGCTTTGATCCAGAAAGCCAAAGGTATCGGGGCAAAAACTGCTGAAAGAATCATCGTAGACCTCAAAGATAAAGTGCAGAAATTCAAGGTTGAAGGCGAAGAGATTTCGGCTGTAGTGAATAATAAAACCAAGGAAGATGCGTTATCAGCATTAGAAGTTTTGGGAATTCCAAAAAGGATGAGCGAGAAGATCGCAGACCGCATGATCAAGCAGAATGCAGACATCACAACGGAAGAACTCGTAAAGCAAATTTTAAAAAATATTTAA